A DNA window from Aquarana catesbeiana isolate 2022-GZ linkage group LG01, ASM4218655v1, whole genome shotgun sequence contains the following coding sequences:
- the LOC141128900 gene encoding epidermal differentiation-specific protein-like gives MNALELFESPNFKGSSVSIEQDMEDLTTVGFLHKAGSLKVHGDPWIVFTEIKYKGQFKCFVEGSYPSIPALEKKISSVRVVRGGLYNPTITLFEHINYGGKSVTLEKAANSLKLYGFDNMASSQKNFHGAWILYSEEYYNGHQMVTVAGDDIPDYHKFGWGDKVSSLKPLDPPEVSEALE, from the coding sequence ATGAATGCTCTTGAGCTGTTCGAGTCACCAAATTTCAAGGGAAGCTCTGTGTCAATAGAGCAAGACATGGAAGACCTGACAACTGTTGGATTCCTGCACAAAGCTGGATCTCTCAAAGTCCACGGAGACCCATGGATTGTCTTCACTGAAATCAAATATAAAGGACAGTTTAAATGCTTTGTGGAAGGTTCTTATCCTTCAATCCCAGCATTGGAGAAGAAAATCAGCTCTGTGCGAGTTGTGAGGGGCGGTCTGTATAATCCCACAATTACTCTGTTTGAGCACATCAACTATGGGGGCAAATCTGTGaccctggagaaagctgcaaattCCCTTAAACTGTATGGATTTGACAACATGGCTTCATCACAAAAAAATTTCCATGGGGCCTGGATCCTGTATTCTGAAGAGTATTACAACGGTCATCAGATGGTCACTGTGGCAGGAGATGACATTCCAGATTATCATAAATTTGGCTGGGGAGATAAAGTAAGCTCCctgaagcctctggacccacctgaGGTTAGTGAGGCTCTCGAGTAA